In one window of Pseudomonas chlororaphis subsp. chlororaphis DNA:
- a CDS encoding ATP-binding protein: MVQISRPLRLTFYTLVILAGAVVSATFAMRHAERQALEDDAARASEQLALYANSLHTLIERYRALPAVLALDPELRSALKGPVGPQQQDALNRKLEQINGAARSSTLELLDHTGLAVAASNWRLPSSYVGHNYGFRPYFSQTRSQGSGRFYAVGVTSGIPGYFLSSAVKGEQEQFLGAMVVKLEFPELEREWSQGSDTLLVSDARGIVFIANQPGWRYRQLRPLSDSDRAELQATRQYDKQRLTPLEHRPLRRFDDDSTLTRVEGPDGSVDYLWESLPLATEGWTLHLLRRPQIAFEDRRNAGLAAAGAWLTLVFLLLFLNQRWRLARLRQRSREELERLVEERTRDLRTAQDGLVQSAKLAALGQMSAALAHEINQPLTTQRMQLATLRLLLDHGRVDEAYQALKPLDDMLTRMASLTGHLKTFARKSPSGLRERLDLAAVVDQALQLLDTRLRDEQVDTHLQLTRPAWVRGDAIRLEQVLINLLRNALDAMRDKPLKHLEIRLEADQQLWSLSVIDSGGGIAEEHLPNVFDPFFTTKPVGDGLGLGLAVSYAIVHELGGRLSAGNQGQGAIFTLSLPIDLEAHIPC, encoded by the coding sequence ATGGTCCAGATCTCCCGCCCGCTGCGCTTGACCTTCTATACCCTGGTGATTCTCGCCGGCGCCGTGGTCAGCGCGACCTTCGCCATGCGCCATGCCGAGCGCCAGGCGCTGGAGGACGATGCCGCCCGCGCCAGCGAGCAACTGGCGCTGTATGCCAACTCCCTGCATACCCTGATCGAACGTTACCGCGCCCTGCCCGCCGTGCTGGCGCTGGACCCGGAACTGCGCTCGGCGCTCAAGGGCCCGGTCGGCCCACAGCAGCAGGACGCCCTGAACCGCAAACTGGAACAGATCAACGGCGCCGCCCGCTCCTCGACCCTGGAGCTGCTGGACCACACCGGCCTCGCCGTGGCCGCCAGCAACTGGCGCCTGCCCAGCAGCTATGTCGGGCACAACTACGGTTTTCGCCCCTACTTCAGCCAGACCCGCAGCCAGGGCAGCGGACGCTTCTATGCGGTGGGCGTCACCAGCGGCATTCCCGGTTATTTCCTCTCCAGCGCGGTCAAGGGCGAGCAGGAGCAGTTCCTCGGCGCCATGGTGGTGAAACTGGAATTTCCCGAACTGGAGCGCGAGTGGAGCCAGGGCAGCGACACCCTGCTGGTCAGCGACGCCCGGGGCATCGTGTTCATCGCCAACCAGCCGGGCTGGCGTTATCGCCAGTTGCGCCCGCTGTCGGACAGCGACCGCGCCGAACTCCAGGCCACCCGGCAATACGACAAGCAACGGCTGACGCCGCTCGAACATCGACCGCTGCGACGCTTTGACGACGACAGTACGCTGACCCGGGTCGAGGGCCCGGACGGCAGCGTCGACTACCTGTGGGAATCCCTGCCCCTGGCCACCGAAGGCTGGACCCTGCATTTGCTGCGGCGTCCGCAGATCGCTTTTGAGGACCGCCGCAATGCCGGCCTGGCCGCGGCCGGTGCCTGGCTGACCCTGGTATTCCTGCTGCTGTTCCTCAATCAGCGCTGGCGCCTGGCCAGGCTGCGCCAGCGCAGCCGTGAGGAGCTCGAACGCCTGGTCGAGGAGCGCACCCGCGACCTGCGTACCGCCCAGGACGGCCTGGTGCAATCGGCCAAGCTGGCGGCCCTGGGGCAGATGTCCGCGGCCCTGGCCCATGAAATCAATCAGCCGCTGACCACCCAGCGCATGCAGTTGGCCACCCTGCGCTTGCTGCTCGATCACGGGCGGGTCGACGAGGCCTACCAGGCCCTGAAACCACTGGACGATATGCTGACCCGCATGGCCAGCCTCACCGGCCACCTGAAAACCTTCGCCCGCAAAAGCCCCAGCGGCCTGCGCGAACGCCTGGACCTGGCGGCGGTGGTGGATCAGGCCCTGCAACTGCTGGACACCCGGCTGCGCGACGAACAGGTCGACACACACTTGCAACTGACGCGCCCGGCCTGGGTCCGCGGCGATGCCATACGCCTGGAGCAGGTGCTGATCAACCTGCTGCGCAACGCCCTGGACGCCATGCGCGACAAGCCCCTCAAGCACCTGGAAATCCGCCTCGAAGCCGACCAGCAACTGTGGAGCCTGAGCGTCATCGACAGCGGTGGCGGCATCGCCGAAGAACACCTGCCGAACGTCTTCGATCCATTCTTCACCACCAAGCCGGTGGGCGACGGCCTGGGCCTCGGCCTGGCGGTGTCCTACGCTATCGTCCACGAACTCGGTGGACGCCTGAGCGCCGGCAACCAGGGCCAGGGCGCGATCTTCACCCTGAGCCTGCCCATCGACCTGGAGGCGCATATCCCATGTTGA
- a CDS encoding sigma-54-dependent transcriptional regulator gives MLNSVMLVDDEASIRTAVEQWLSLSGFEVQLFSRAEDCLARLPRDFPGVILSDVRMPGISGLELLKEVQQRDADLPVILLTGHGDVPMAVEAMRDGAYDFLEKPFSPQTLLSSLHRALDKRGLVLENRRLHEQADTREKIDSTLLGVSRALQTLRRQVVDLAALPVNVLIRGETGSGKELVARCLHDFGPRADKPFVALNCAAIPEQLFEAELFGHESGAFTGAQGKRIGKLEYADGGTLFLDEIESMPLAQQVKLLRVLQEQKLERLGSNQSIEVDLRIIAATKPDLLDEARAGRFREDLAYRLNVAQLRLPPLRERREDIPLLYEYFAHAAAERLGRSVAPLGGAQLSRLLSHDWPGNVRELANVAERQVLGLGEPEPETIDSGQSLAAQQEAFEAQCLRAALTRHKGDIKAVLVELQLPRRTFNEKMQRHGLAREMFLGEE, from the coding sequence ATGTTGAATTCGGTGATGCTGGTCGACGACGAAGCCAGTATTCGCACCGCCGTCGAACAATGGCTGAGCCTGTCGGGCTTCGAGGTGCAGCTGTTCAGTCGCGCCGAGGACTGCCTGGCCCGGCTGCCCAGGGACTTCCCCGGGGTGATCCTCAGCGACGTGCGCATGCCCGGCATCAGTGGCCTGGAGCTGCTCAAAGAGGTGCAGCAACGCGACGCCGACCTGCCGGTGATCCTGCTGACCGGCCACGGCGACGTGCCGATGGCGGTGGAAGCGATGCGCGACGGCGCCTACGACTTCCTGGAAAAACCCTTCAGCCCGCAGACCCTGCTGAGCAGCCTGCACCGGGCCCTGGACAAACGCGGCCTGGTCCTGGAGAACCGGCGCCTGCACGAACAGGCCGATACCCGGGAGAAAATCGACTCCACCCTGCTCGGCGTGTCCCGCGCCTTGCAGACCCTGCGGCGCCAGGTGGTCGACCTGGCTGCGCTGCCGGTCAACGTATTGATCCGTGGCGAGACCGGCAGCGGCAAGGAACTGGTCGCCCGCTGCCTGCACGACTTCGGGCCGCGCGCCGACAAGCCCTTTGTCGCCCTGAACTGCGCGGCGATCCCCGAGCAACTGTTCGAAGCCGAACTGTTCGGCCATGAAAGCGGCGCCTTTACCGGCGCCCAGGGCAAGCGCATCGGCAAGCTGGAATACGCCGACGGCGGCACCTTGTTCCTCGACGAGATCGAAAGCATGCCGCTGGCCCAGCAGGTCAAGCTGCTGCGGGTGCTGCAGGAACAGAAGCTCGAGCGACTGGGTTCCAACCAAAGCATCGAGGTGGACCTGCGGATCATTGCCGCGACCAAGCCGGACCTGCTGGACGAAGCCCGCGCCGGGCGTTTTCGCGAAGACCTGGCCTACCGCCTGAACGTCGCGCAACTGCGCCTGCCGCCGCTGCGCGAGCGGCGCGAGGACATCCCGCTGCTGTACGAGTATTTCGCCCACGCCGCCGCCGAGCGCCTGGGCCGTAGCGTCGCGCCCCTGGGCGGAGCGCAGTTGAGCCGCCTGCTGAGCCACGACTGGCCGGGCAACGTGCGCGAACTGGCCAACGTCGCCGAACGCCAGGTGCTTGGCCTGGGCGAGCCCGAGCCGGAAACCATCGACTCCGGCCAGTCCCTGGCGGCGCAGCAGGAAGCTTTCGAGGCGCAATGCCTGCGTGCCGCGCTGACCCGGCACAAGGGCGACATCAAGGCGGTGCTCGTTGAGCTGCAACTGCCGCGCCGCACCTTCAATGAAAAGATGCAGCGCCATGGGCTGGCGCGGGAAATGTTTCTCGGGGAGGAGTGA